CCAGCAGATGAAATCAGATGTTGCTATTAATCCCAACTGGACCACTTTTAGCACTATGGCCACCATGTACATTAAGATGGGCGAAACTGATAAAGCCGAAGATGCACTGAGGAAGGTTGAAGCAAGGATCACTGGTCGTAATCGCATTCCATATCACTACCTCTTGAGTTTGTACGGCAGCGTTGGTAACAAGAAAGAGCTGTACCGGGTCTGGAACGTCTACAAATCTGTTGCCCCGAGCATTCCCAATTTAGGTTACCATGCTTTGGTCTCGTCGCTGGTGAGAATGGGAGATATTGAAGGGGCCGAGAAGGTATACGAGGAATGGCTTCCAGTCAAGTCTTCTTATGACCCCAGGATACCAAATCTTCTCATGAATGCGTATGTCAAAAACGACCAACTAGAGAAAGCTGAGGGGTTGTTCGACCACATGGTTGAAATGGGAGGAAAACCAAGCTCGAGTACGTGGGAGATCCTAGCTGATGGTCATACCAGAAAGAGGTGTATTCCAGAGGCTTTGACTTGTCTGAGAAAAGCTTTTTCTGCTGAAGGGTCCAGCAATTGGAGGCCTAAAGTCTTGATGCTGTCGGGCTTCTTTAAGCTCTGTGAAGAGGAATCGGATGTTACTAGTAAAGAGGCCGTTTTGGAATTGTTGAGGCAGTCCGGTCATCTTCAAGACAAATCATACCAAGCTCTTATTGATGTGGACGAAAACAACAGTGAAAACGATGCCCATGACCATGAGAGTGACGTGCTTCTAACGCAGCTACAAGATGATTTGTAATCAAATATAGTCACCTAGATCTTGCTTTAAGAGACGAATCTTTTTGTAACCGGAATCAACTGCCTAGTGAAAACATGAATGCTAGTTAGAGCTGTGTGTGTGTCCCTCTGGTCTGCCTCCTAAACTACTAATAataattcttctttttgtgttttaaaagcACAGACGAAACCTACTAGCGTTCACTTCTATTTTGGGCCAGGCATAAAGGCCCGCTAATGAACCTATAGGCAGCCTGAGTGCCGCTTAGGCCCATTTTGAACGAGGGTATCTTCTTCAGGGACGGAACTcgttgagaaagagagagagagagagagagagagagagagagacggtgATCGGGAAATGACGACGAAAGAGGCGGGTGCGGCGTACCCTAGCGCGGCTCGGATATCTGATTCTCCATGTTATCTTCAGTACTCTGCTTCTCTCAAATGTAAGTCACGCTTCCTTGTTCCCCTCCCATTAATCTCTTATTGTTTCGAGGAATTGTTGTTCTGCTTCTGTCAAAGTTTCACAAGTATCTCATAACCCTTACCGTTGATTAGATCTCAATATATCCACTTCAAGGTGATAATTAATTTGCTCATCTGTTATGTTGTGGGTTAAATCCCATTTCGTTGAGTTTGGATCTAATAAGATATTGATTTCGTCGGTTTTGTTGATTCCTCATTGTTTATGCGCtgttttcgttttgtttgttACTTACGCCTTAGCTCTTGACCGATTTCGTTCATGATCGAACTCTCAGGTCTTGAAGAATTTGGATCCGACAAAAGTAAATGCCAGGATCATTTTGATGTGTATAAAGAATGCAAGAAGAAAGAGGTTGTTGTAAATTCACATTATGCCGCCTTATTCTGTTTCCGAATGAATTCTCTGCTTACCtctatgttttgtttctcaGAGGGAAGCTCGATTGGAACGCAATAAGACACGTTCGTTGTTCTCTTGAATGTTGATCCTGATGGAAATAAATGCCAATGATATCTTCGaacatcatcaattcatcatctaGTCGTAGTATCCTGTTATTTCATTTTGCAATTATACCTCTGTCTGAGAAGTGGTGGTTTGTAAATTGTATGGTCTAAATAAATCAGTCTCACATTGGTGGTGATGGAAAGtgtttgttaatatattaatgTTCTTTTACTCCCCATGGGTGATGGTCATGGATATGTTAAGCTTTGAGAGAAAGTTTGATTTCAAGTCGTTTGAGCTGCTCCGTCATGAATTAGAAGAGAGGGAGGACTCCAGTAAatcatatatcatcatcatctatttACTTACTCTCCCGGCCGTTTCCATACATGTTGTTCACTTTGAATGAAAGCTCCTCGactcttatttgttttttccattcCAATCATAACCAGTGTATGGGACTACTACATTGGGCTTAAAACTGTTAAATGGGCTTTCGTGAAGCCTTAATCGCATTTGACGTTTCCTTACGTCTACGTGCCGCCTCCTTTGATTGACTGTGTCGTCTTCCTCAcgcgctctctctctctctctcatatgaTTTGGTTTGGTGATCGGATTCTTCTTCACCTGATTGATTCCTTCTGAGAATAATGTTCCCGCCACCTCCTTCAAGCATCTACGCTCCTCCGATGCTGGTGAATTGCTCCGGTTGTCGGACGCCTCTCCAGCTCCCATCCGGCGCCCGATCTATACGCTGCGCTCTCTGCCAGGCTGTTACTCATATCGCCGACCCTCGCACCGCCCCTCCTCCTCAACCATCTTCCTCCNNNNNNNNNNNNNNNNNNNNNNNNNNNNNNNNNNNNNNNNNNNNNNNNNNNNNNNNNNNNNNNNNNNNNNNNNNNNNNNNNNNNNNNNNNNNNNNNNNNNNNNNNNNNNNNNNNNNNNNNNNNNNNNNNNNNNNNNNNNNNNNNNNNNNNNNNNNNNNNNNNNNNNNNNNNNNNNNNNNNNNNNNNNNNNNNNNNNNNNNNNNNNNNNNNNNNNNNNNNNNNNNNNNNNNNNNNNNNNNNNNNNNNNNNNNNNNNNNNNNNNNNNNNNNNNNNNNNNNNNNNNNNNNNNNNNNNNNNNNNNNNNNNNNNNNNNNNNNNNNNNNNNNNNNNNNNNNNNNNNNNNNNNNNNNNNNNNNNNNNNNNNNNNNNNNNNNNNNNNNNNNNNNNNNNNNNNNNNNNNNNNNNNNNNNNNNNNNNNNNNNNNNNNNNNNNNNNNNNNNNNNNNNNNNNNNNNNNNNNNNNNNNNNNNNNNNNNNNNNNNNNNNNNNNNNNNNNNNNNNNNNNNNNNNNNNNNNNNNNNNNNNNNNNNNNNNNNNNNNNNNNNNNNNNNNNNNNNNNNNNNNNNNNNNNNNNNNNNNNNNNNNNNNNNNNNNNNNNNNNNNNNNNNNNNNNNNNNNNNNNNNNNNNNNNNNNNNNNNNNNNNNNNNNNNNNNNNNNNNNNNNNNNNNNNNNNNNNNNNNNNNNNNNNNNNNNNNNNNNNNNNNNNNNNNNNNNNNNNNNNNNNNNNNNNNNNNNNNNNNNNNNNNNNNNNNNNNNNNNNNNNNNNNNNNNNNNNNNNNNNNNNNNNNNNNNNNNNNNNNNNNNNNNNNNNNNNNNNNNNNNNNNNNNNNNNNNNNNNNNNNNNNNNNNNNNNNNNNNNNNNNNNNNNNNaaaaaaaaaaaaaaacacttaccaTAGAATAGAATGCCCTGAACTAGTATGGTGAATTGTTCTTCATACTGAGTTTTGATTGATTCTTGCAAGTTCGAATTCCATAATAGATGATTGTTCATGAACATGGTTCCATCATTCTCATAAATTGTTGCAGAGGAAGAAACTGATCCATATCGTATCCCGACTAAGCAAAACATGAGGATGGCATTGTATTGGCTCGTACAGGGATGCACAGCAGGCGACTCACTTGTCTTTCACTACTCGGGTCATGGTTCGCGTCAAAGAAACTACAACGGTGATGAAGTTGATGGCTATGATGAAACACTCTGTCCCCTTGACTTTGAAACTCAGGGGATGATTGTAGATGATGAGATCAACGCTACCATTGTGCGTCCTCTTCCCCATGGTGTCAAGCTCCATTCAATTATCGATGCTTGCCATAGTGGCACCGTCCTGGATTTACCCTTCCTATGNNNNNNNNNNNNNNNNNNNNNNNNNNNNNNNNNNNNNNNNNNNNNNNNNNNNNNNNNNNNNNNNNNNNNNNNNNNNNNNNNNNNNNNNNNNNNNNNNNNNNNNNNNNNNNNNNNNNNNNNNNNNNNNNNNNNNNNNNNNNNNNNNNNNNNNNNNNNNNNNNNNNNNNNNNNNNNNNNNNNNNNNNNNNNNNNNNNNNNNNNNNNNNNNNNNNNNNNNNNNNNNNNNNNNNNNNNNNNNNNNNNNNNNNNNNNNNNNNNNNNNNNNNNNNNNNNNNNNNNNNNNNNNNNNNNNNNNNNNNNNNNNNNNNNNNNNNNNNNNNNNNNNNNNNNNNNNNNNNNNNNNNNNNNNNNNNNNNNNNNNNNNNNNNNNNNNNNNNNNNNNNNNNNNNNNNNNNNNNNNNNNNNNNNNNNNNNNNNNNNNNNNNNNNNNNNNNNNNNNNNNNNNNNNNNNNNNNNNNNNNNNNNNNNNNNNNNNNNNNNNNNNNNNNNNNNNNNNNNNNNNNNNNNNNNNNNNNNNNNNNNNNNNNNNNNNNNNNNNNNNNNNNNNNNNNNNNNNNNNNNNNNNNNNNNNNNNNNNNNNNNNNNNNNNNNNNNNNNNNNNNNNNNNNNNNNNNNNNNNNNNNNNNNNNNNNNNNNNNNNNNNNNNNNNNNNNNNNNNNNNNNNNNNNNNNNNNNNNNNNNNNNNNNNNNNNNNNNNNNNNNNNNNNNNNNNNNNNNNNNNNNNNNNNNNNNNNNNNNNNNNNNNNNNNNNNNNNNNNNNNNNNNNNNNNNNNNNNNNNNNNNNNNNNNNNNNNNNNNNNNNNNNNNNNNNNNNNNNNNNNNNNNNNNNNNNNNNNNNNNNNNNNNNNNNNNNNNNNNNNNNNNNNNNNNNNNNNNNNNNNNNNNNNNNNNNNNNNNNNNNNNNNNNNNNNNNNNNNNNNNNNNNNNNNNNNNNNNNNNNNNNNNNNNNNNNNNNNNNNNNNNNNNNNNNNNNNNNNNNNNNNNNNNNNNNNNNNNNNNNNNNNNNNNNNNNNNNNNNNNNNNNNNNNNNNNNNNNNNNNNNNNNNNNNNNNNNNNNNNNNNNNNNNNNNNNNNNNNNNNNNNNNNNNNNNNNNNNNNNNNNNNNNNNNNNNNNNNNNNNNNNNNNNNNNNNNNNNNNNNNNNNNNNNNNNNNNNNNNNNNNNNNNNNNNNNNNNNNNNNNNNNNNNNNNNNNNNNNNNNNNNNNNNNNNNNNNNNNNNNNNNNNNNNNNNNNNNNNNNNNNNNNNNNNNNNNNNNNNNNNNNNNNNNNNNNNNNNNNNNNNNNNNNNNNNNNNNNNNNNNNNNNNNNNNNNNNNNNNNNNNNNNNNNNNNNNNNNNNNNNNNNNNNNNNNNNNNNNNNNNNNNNNNNNNNNNNNNNNNNNNNNNNNNNNNNNNNNNNNNNNNNNNNNNNNNNNNNNNNNNNNNNNNNNNNNNNNNNNNNNNNNNNNNNNNNNNNNNNNNNNNNNNNNNNNNNNNNNNNNNNNNNNNNNNNNNNNNNNNNNNNNNNNNNNNNNNNNNNNNNNNNNNNNNNNNNNNNNNNNNNNNNNNNNNNNNNNNNNNNNNNNNNNNNNNNNNNNNNNNNNNNNNNNNNNNNNNNNNNNNNNNNNNNNNNNNNNNNNNNNNNNNNNNNNNNNNNNNNNNNNNNNNNNNNNNNNNNNNNNNNNNNNNNNNNNNNNNNNNNNNNNNNNNNNNNNNNNNNNNNNNNNNNNNNNNNNNNNNNNNNNNNNNNNNNNNNNNNNNNNNNNNNNNNNNNNNNNNNNNNNNNNNNNNNNNNNNNNNNNNNNNNNNNNNNNNNNNNNNNNNNNNNNNNNNNNNNNNNNNNNNNNNNNNNNNNNNNNNNNNNNNNNNNNNNNNNNNNNNNNNNNNNNNNNNNNNNNNNNNNNNNNNNNNNNNNNNNNNNNNNNNNNNNNNNNNNNNNNNNNNNNNNNNNNNNNNNNNNNNNNNNNNNNNNNNNNNNNNNNNNNNNNNNNNNNNNNNNNNNNNNNNNNNNNNNNNNNNNNNNNNNNNNNNNNNNNNNNNNNNNNNNNNNNNNNNNNNNNNNNNNNNNNNNNNNNNNNNNNNNNNNNNNNNNNNNNNNNNNNNNNNNNNNNNNNNNNNNNNNNNNNNNNNNNNNNNNNTGTTTTTTCCATTCCAATCATAACCAGTGTATGGGACTACTACATTGGGCTTAAAACTGTTAAATGGGCTTTCGTGAAGCCTTAATCGCATTTGACGTTTCCTTACGTCTACGTGCCGCCTCCTTTGATTGACTGTGTCGTCTTCCTCAcgcgctctctctctctctctcatatgaTTTGGTTTGGTGATCGGATTCTTCTTCACCTGATTGATTCCTTCTGAGAATAATGTTCCCGCCACCTCCTTCAAGCATCTACGCTCCTCCGATGCTGGTGAATTGCTCCGGTTGTCGGACGCCTCTCCAGCTCCCATCCGGCGCCCGATCTATACGCTGCGCTCTCTGCCAGGCTGTTACTCATATCGCCGACCCTCGCACCGCCCCTCCTCCTCAACCATCTTCCTCCCCCTCTCCTCCGCCACCCCAGATCCACGCGCCTCCCGGTCAGCTGCCTCACCCCCATGGCAGGAAGAGGGCTGTGATCTGTGGTATTTCGTACCGTTTCTCTCGCCACGAGCTCAAAGGCTGCATCAACGACGCTAAGTGCATGCGACACCTTCTCATCAACAAGTTCAAATTCTCCCCAGATTCAATTCTCATGCTCACCGGTACAGTATTTCTATGCCTATATTGTTGTTTAACTTGGAAACTTGAATTTTtgaatctgataaaaaaaaaaaaaaacacttaccaTAGAATAGAATGCCCTGAACTAGTATGGTGAATTGTTCTTCATACTGAGTTTTGATTGATTCTTGCAAGTTCGAATTCCATAATAGATGATTGTTCATGAACATGGTTCCATCATTCTCATAAATTGTTGCAGAGGAAGAAACTGATCCATATCGTATCCCGACTAAGCAAAACATGAGGATGGCATTGTATTGGCTCGTACAGGGATGCACAGCAGGCGACTCACTTGTCTTTCACTACTCGGGTCATGGTTCGCGTCAAAGAAACTACAACGGTGATGAAGTTGATGGCTATGATGAAACACTCTGTCCCCTTGACTTTGAAACTCAGGGGATGATTGTAGATGATGAGATCAACGCTACCATTGTGCGTCCTCTTCCCCATGGTGTCAAGCTCCATTCAATTATCGATGCTTGCCATAGTGGCACCGTCCTGGATTTACCCTTCCTATGTAGAATGAACAGGTTACTCCTCTCCTcagttgctgctgctgctaaaACTGAAGTTGCTTACCTTTCCTACTGCTTGTTATATTTAACTGACATCCATATTCTGTTATTGAAACAGAGCTGGGCAGTATGTGTGGGAGGATCATCGCCCTAGGTCAGGTTTGTGGAAAGGAACAGCTGGTGGGGAAGCCATATCGAtcagtggatgtgatgatgacCAGACTTCGGCAGACACATCAGTAAGTCGAACGAATCTAGTCATACGCCTTCCAATTGTATTTGCTTCTTCCACTCATGATTGAAACATATTATATGTATAGGCGCTGTCAAAGATCACGTCTACAGGTGCTATGACATTCTGTTTTATTCAAGCGATAGAACGCAGCACACAAGGCACAACCTATGGAAGCATTCTGAATTCGATGCGCACCACAATAAGGAATACAGGGAATGATGGTGGTGGTATTGGTGGTAGTGGAGTTGTTACCACTGTGCTAAGCATGCTTCTGACAGGGGGAAGTGCAATTGGGGGATTAAGACAGGTACAATCCTTTCTTACTCTATTGTGTTGATACAGGTTGgtaatttttcttaaatctaTTTTGATCTGTTTTGACAGGAGCCTCAGCTAACTGCTTGTCAACCATTCGATGTCTATGCAAAGCCTTTCATTCTCTAGTAAAGACGACTCACTTTTATGTATAGCGAGTGCGATTAAATTCTGTCCATTTAACCAgttgttactatttttttctttccaaagaataaaggaaaacattgatttggtGCTTCATTAACACAAAATGTGCCATATTCTTTAGTCCTTCCAAACAACAAGCAATGGTTTGCCTTTGAGAATCNTAATCTAGTCATACGCCTTCCAATTGTAGTTGCTTGCTTCTTCCACTCATGATTGAAACATATTACATATGTATAGGCGCTGTCAAAGATCACGTCTACAGGTGCTATGACATTCTGTTTTATTCAAGCCATAGAACGCAGCACACAAGGCACAACCTATGGAAGCATTCTGAATTCGATGCGCACCACAATAAGGAATACAGGGAATGATGGTGGTGGTATTGGTGGTAGTGGAGTTGTTACGACTGTGCTAAGCATGCTTCTGACAGGGGGAAGTGCAATTGGGGGATTAAGACAGGTACAATCCTTTCTTACTCTATTGTGTTGATACAGGTTGgtaatttttcttaaatctaTTTTGATCTGTTTTGACAGGAGCCTCAGCTAACTGCTTGTCAACCATTCGATGTCTATGCAAAGCCTTTCATTCTCTAGTAAAGACAACTCACTTTTTATGTATAGCGAGTGCGATTAAATTCTGTCCATTTAACCAgttgttactattttttttctttccaaagaaTAAAGGAAAACATTGACTTGGTGCTTCATTAACACAAAATGTGCCATCTATTCTTTAGTCCTTCCAAACAACAAGCAATGGTTTGCCTTTGAAAATCAACTCGTAAGGTGTTGCTTAAATAGACAGGAGGAAGACAAGAGAATTCCCAGAAAGCTGTTGAGAAGGCGCATGCAAATCATGTGTGCATTGCTACA
The genomic region above belongs to Camelina sativa cultivar DH55 unplaced genomic scaffold, Cs unpScaffold00633, whole genome shotgun sequence and contains:
- the LOC104773740 gene encoding metacaspase-1-like isoform X1, which codes for MTFCFIQAIERSTQGTTYGSILNSMRTTIRNTGNDGGGIGGSGVVTTVLSMLLTGGSAIGGLRQEPQLTACQPFDVYAKPFIL
- the LOC104773736 gene encoding cytochrome c oxidase-assembly factor COX23, mitochondrial isoform X2, which translates into the protein MTTKEAGAAYPSAARISDSPCYLQYSASLKCLEEFGSDKSKCQDHFDVYKECKKKEREARLERNKTRSLFS
- the LOC109124904 gene encoding pentatricopeptide repeat-containing protein At1g02150 (The sequence of the model RefSeq protein was modified relative to this genomic sequence to represent the inferred CDS: added 135 bases not found in genome assembly), which translates into the protein MEKPELGAGSVLNQWEKGGRKLTKWELCRVVKELRKYKRPNQALEVYDWMNNRGERFRLSASDAAIQLDLIGKVRGISDAEEFFLTLPENFKDRRVYGSLLNAYVRAKSREKAESLLSTMREKGYALHPLPFNVMMTLYMNLREFDKVDAMVFEMKQKDIRLDIYSYNIWLSSCGSLGSVEKMELVYQQMKSDVAINPNWTTFSTMATMYIKMGETDKAEDALRKVEARITGRNRIPYHYLLSLYGSVGNKKELYRVWNVYKSVAPSIPNLGYHALVSSLVRMGDIEGAEKVYEEWLPVKSSYDPRIPNLLMNAYVKNDQLEKAEGLFDHMVEMGGKPSSSTWEILADGHTRKRCIPEALTCLRKAFSAEGSSNWRPKVLMLSGFFKLCEEESDVTSKEAVLELLRQSGHLQDKSYQALIDVDENNSENDAHDHESDVLLTQLQDDL
- the LOC104773740 gene encoding metacaspase-1-like isoform X2, with product MTFCFIQAIERSTQGTTYGSILNSMRTTIRNTGNDGGGIGGSGVVTTVLSMLLTGGSAIGGLRQEPQLTACQPFDVYAKPFIL
- the LOC104773741 gene encoding metacaspase-1 — translated: MFPPPPSSIYAPPMLVNCSGCRTPLQLPSGARSIRCALCQAVTHIADPRTAPPPQPSSSPSPPPPQIHAPPGQLPHPHGRKRAVICGISYRFSRHELKGCINDAKCMRHLLINKFKFSPDSILMLTEEETDPYRIPTKQNMRMALYWLVQGCTAGDSLVFHYSGHGSRQRNYNGDEVDGYDETLCPLDFETQGMIVDDEINATIVRPLPHGVKLHSIIDACHSGTVLDLPFLCRMNRAGQYVWEDHRPRSGLWKGTAGGEAISISGCDDDQTSADTSALSKITSTGAMTFCFIQAIERSTQGTTYGSILNSMRTTIRNTGNDGGGIGGSGVVTTVLSMLLTGGSAIGGLRQEPQLTACQPFDVYAKPFIL
- the LOC104773736 gene encoding uncharacterized protein LOC104773736 isoform X1, whose amino-acid sequence is MTTKEAGAAYPSAARISDSPCYLQYSASLKCLEEFGSDKSKCQDHFDVYKECKKKEVVVNSHYAALFCFRMNSLLTSMFCFSEGSSIGTQ